A single Panthera tigris isolate Pti1 chromosome A3, P.tigris_Pti1_mat1.1, whole genome shotgun sequence DNA region contains:
- the LOC102959669 gene encoding zinc finger protein 514 isoform X1 encodes MDSTASVLPSQDPALSPERYPGEKGTASLFLKARPQDLMTFKDVAVEFTQWEWGQLDPAQKDLYREVMLENFKNLASLGLPVSKPHVICQLEEGEEPCVVEGEISTDWEKRPKAKESRLNQDISKEELFPIASVEKHIRDELSFCTLKANCGCDDQLEIHPKKLERHPKEMSVTHKSTTTLRIDREWSDFGRSLDLRSVLFNQHNVPVGEGSYKSDTEFRQTSGRSNSRRTHPGKKPCKCNECGKSFHFQSELRRHQRCHTGEKPYECSECGRAFGHVSSLIKHQRTHTGEKPYECSECGRAFSQSSSLVLHYRFHTGEKPYKCNECGRAFGHTSSLIKHQRTHTGEKPYECRECGRTFSQSSSLIVHYRFHTGEKPYKCNKCGRAFSQSSSLTQHYRFHTGEKPYKCNECGRAFAHTASLIKHQKSHAGKKAV; translated from the exons ATGGACTCCACAGCATCAG TTCTCCCTTCTCAGGACCCTGCTCTTTCTCCAGAGAGATAcccaggagaaaagggaacagcCAGTTTATTCCTGAAAGCCAGGCCCCAG GATCTGATGACATTCAAGGATGTGGCTGTGGAATTCACCCAGTGGGAATGGGGGCAGCTGGATCCTGCTCAGAAGGACCTGTACAGGGAAGTGATGCTGGAGAACTTCAAGAACTTGGCCTCTCTGG GGCTTCCAGTATCTAAACCACATGTGATCTGCCagttggaggaaggggaagagccCTGTGTGGTAGAGGGAGAAATCTCAACAG ATTGGGAGAAAAGGCCTAAAGCCAAGGAATCAAGACTAAATCAGGATATTTCCAAAGAGGAATTATTCCCCATAGCATCAGTAGAAAAACACATCAGAGATGAACTCTCCTTCTGCACACTGAAAGCAAATTGTGGTTGTGATGACCAGTTAGAGATACATCCAAAAAAACTGGAGAGACATCCGAAAGAAATGTCAGTCACTCACAAATCTACTACCACCCTTAGGATAGATCGTGAATGGAGTGATTTTGGGAGAAGTTTAGACTTAAGATCAGTCCTTTTTAACCAACACAATGTTCCCGTAGGAGAAGGATCTTATAAATCGGACACAGAATTCAGACAGACTTCAGGAAGAAGTAACTCCCGGAGAACCCATCCAGGGAAGAAGCCTtgtaaatgtaatgaatgtgggaagtcTTTCCATTTCCAGTCAGAACTTAGGCGCCATCAGAGATGTCACACTGGAGAAAAGCCCTATgaatgcagtgaatgtgggagAGCCTTTGGTCATGTTTCATCCCTTATTAAACATCAGAGAACTCATACTGGAGAAAAGCCCTATGAATGCAGCGAGTGTGGGAGAGCCTTCAGCCAGAGTTCATCTCTTGTTCTACATTATAGatttcatactggagagaaaccttacaaatgtaatgaatgtggaagAGCCTTTGGTCATACTTCATCCCTTATTAAACATCAGAGAACTCATACTGGAGAAAAGCCCTATGAATGCAGGGAATGTGGGAGAACCTTCAGCCAGAGTTCATCTCTCATTGTACATTATAGatttcatactggagagaaaccttacaaatgtaataaatgtgGGAGAGCCTTCAGCCAGAGTTCATCTCTCACTCAACATTATAGatttcatactggagagaaaccctacaaatgtaatgaatgtgggagaGCCTTTGCTCATACTGCATCCCTTATTAAACATCAGAAAAGTCATGCTGGAAAAAAGGCTGTATGA
- the LOC102959669 gene encoding zinc finger protein 514 isoform X2, whose amino-acid sequence MDSTASERYPGEKGTASLFLKARPQDLMTFKDVAVEFTQWEWGQLDPAQKDLYREVMLENFKNLASLGLPVSKPHVICQLEEGEEPCVVEGEISTDWEKRPKAKESRLNQDISKEELFPIASVEKHIRDELSFCTLKANCGCDDQLEIHPKKLERHPKEMSVTHKSTTTLRIDREWSDFGRSLDLRSVLFNQHNVPVGEGSYKSDTEFRQTSGRSNSRRTHPGKKPCKCNECGKSFHFQSELRRHQRCHTGEKPYECSECGRAFGHVSSLIKHQRTHTGEKPYECSECGRAFSQSSSLVLHYRFHTGEKPYKCNECGRAFGHTSSLIKHQRTHTGEKPYECRECGRTFSQSSSLIVHYRFHTGEKPYKCNKCGRAFSQSSSLTQHYRFHTGEKPYKCNECGRAFAHTASLIKHQKSHAGKKAV is encoded by the exons ATGGACTCCACAGCATCAG AGAGATAcccaggagaaaagggaacagcCAGTTTATTCCTGAAAGCCAGGCCCCAG GATCTGATGACATTCAAGGATGTGGCTGTGGAATTCACCCAGTGGGAATGGGGGCAGCTGGATCCTGCTCAGAAGGACCTGTACAGGGAAGTGATGCTGGAGAACTTCAAGAACTTGGCCTCTCTGG GGCTTCCAGTATCTAAACCACATGTGATCTGCCagttggaggaaggggaagagccCTGTGTGGTAGAGGGAGAAATCTCAACAG ATTGGGAGAAAAGGCCTAAAGCCAAGGAATCAAGACTAAATCAGGATATTTCCAAAGAGGAATTATTCCCCATAGCATCAGTAGAAAAACACATCAGAGATGAACTCTCCTTCTGCACACTGAAAGCAAATTGTGGTTGTGATGACCAGTTAGAGATACATCCAAAAAAACTGGAGAGACATCCGAAAGAAATGTCAGTCACTCACAAATCTACTACCACCCTTAGGATAGATCGTGAATGGAGTGATTTTGGGAGAAGTTTAGACTTAAGATCAGTCCTTTTTAACCAACACAATGTTCCCGTAGGAGAAGGATCTTATAAATCGGACACAGAATTCAGACAGACTTCAGGAAGAAGTAACTCCCGGAGAACCCATCCAGGGAAGAAGCCTtgtaaatgtaatgaatgtgggaagtcTTTCCATTTCCAGTCAGAACTTAGGCGCCATCAGAGATGTCACACTGGAGAAAAGCCCTATgaatgcagtgaatgtgggagAGCCTTTGGTCATGTTTCATCCCTTATTAAACATCAGAGAACTCATACTGGAGAAAAGCCCTATGAATGCAGCGAGTGTGGGAGAGCCTTCAGCCAGAGTTCATCTCTTGTTCTACATTATAGatttcatactggagagaaaccttacaaatgtaatgaatgtggaagAGCCTTTGGTCATACTTCATCCCTTATTAAACATCAGAGAACTCATACTGGAGAAAAGCCCTATGAATGCAGGGAATGTGGGAGAACCTTCAGCCAGAGTTCATCTCTCATTGTACATTATAGatttcatactggagagaaaccttacaaatgtaataaatgtgGGAGAGCCTTCAGCCAGAGTTCATCTCTCACTCAACATTATAGatttcatactggagagaaaccctacaaatgtaatgaatgtgggagaGCCTTTGCTCATACTGCATCCCTTATTAAACATCAGAAAAGTCATGCTGGAAAAAAGGCTGTATGA
- the LOC102959669 gene encoding zinc finger protein 514 isoform X4, translating to MDSTASVLPSQDPALSPERYPGEKGTASLFLKARPQDLMTFKDVAVEFTQWEWGQLDPAQKDLYREVMLENFKNLASLGLPVSKPHVICQLEEGEEPCVVEGEISTGEGSYKSDTEFRQTSGRSNSRRTHPGKKPCKCNECGKSFHFQSELRRHQRCHTGEKPYECSECGRAFGHVSSLIKHQRTHTGEKPYECSECGRAFSQSSSLVLHYRFHTGEKPYKCNECGRAFGHTSSLIKHQRTHTGEKPYECRECGRTFSQSSSLIVHYRFHTGEKPYKCNKCGRAFSQSSSLTQHYRFHTGEKPYKCNECGRAFAHTASLIKHQKSHAGKKAV from the exons ATGGACTCCACAGCATCAG TTCTCCCTTCTCAGGACCCTGCTCTTTCTCCAGAGAGATAcccaggagaaaagggaacagcCAGTTTATTCCTGAAAGCCAGGCCCCAG GATCTGATGACATTCAAGGATGTGGCTGTGGAATTCACCCAGTGGGAATGGGGGCAGCTGGATCCTGCTCAGAAGGACCTGTACAGGGAAGTGATGCTGGAGAACTTCAAGAACTTGGCCTCTCTGG GGCTTCCAGTATCTAAACCACATGTGATCTGCCagttggaggaaggggaagagccCTGTGTGGTAGAGGGAGAAATCTCAACAG GAGAAGGATCTTATAAATCGGACACAGAATTCAGACAGACTTCAGGAAGAAGTAACTCCCGGAGAACCCATCCAGGGAAGAAGCCTtgtaaatgtaatgaatgtgggaagtcTTTCCATTTCCAGTCAGAACTTAGGCGCCATCAGAGATGTCACACTGGAGAAAAGCCCTATgaatgcagtgaatgtgggagAGCCTTTGGTCATGTTTCATCCCTTATTAAACATCAGAGAACTCATACTGGAGAAAAGCCCTATGAATGCAGCGAGTGTGGGAGAGCCTTCAGCCAGAGTTCATCTCTTGTTCTACATTATAGatttcatactggagagaaaccttacaaatgtaatgaatgtggaagAGCCTTTGGTCATACTTCATCCCTTATTAAACATCAGAGAACTCATACTGGAGAAAAGCCCTATGAATGCAGGGAATGTGGGAGAACCTTCAGCCAGAGTTCATCTCTCATTGTACATTATAGatttcatactggagagaaaccttacaaatgtaataaatgtgGGAGAGCCTTCAGCCAGAGTTCATCTCTCACTCAACATTATAGatttcatactggagagaaaccctacaaatgtaatgaatgtgggagaGCCTTTGCTCATACTGCATCCCTTATTAAACATCAGAAAAGTCATGCTGGAAAAAAGGCTGTATGA
- the LOC102959669 gene encoding zinc finger protein 514 isoform X3, whose amino-acid sequence MTFKDVAVEFTQWEWGQLDPAQKDLYREVMLENFKNLASLGLPVSKPHVICQLEEGEEPCVVEGEISTDWEKRPKAKESRLNQDISKEELFPIASVEKHIRDELSFCTLKANCGCDDQLEIHPKKLERHPKEMSVTHKSTTTLRIDREWSDFGRSLDLRSVLFNQHNVPVGEGSYKSDTEFRQTSGRSNSRRTHPGKKPCKCNECGKSFHFQSELRRHQRCHTGEKPYECSECGRAFGHVSSLIKHQRTHTGEKPYECSECGRAFSQSSSLVLHYRFHTGEKPYKCNECGRAFGHTSSLIKHQRTHTGEKPYECRECGRTFSQSSSLIVHYRFHTGEKPYKCNKCGRAFSQSSSLTQHYRFHTGEKPYKCNECGRAFAHTASLIKHQKSHAGKKAV is encoded by the exons ATGACATTCAAGGATGTGGCTGTGGAATTCACCCAGTGGGAATGGGGGCAGCTGGATCCTGCTCAGAAGGACCTGTACAGGGAAGTGATGCTGGAGAACTTCAAGAACTTGGCCTCTCTGG GGCTTCCAGTATCTAAACCACATGTGATCTGCCagttggaggaaggggaagagccCTGTGTGGTAGAGGGAGAAATCTCAACAG ATTGGGAGAAAAGGCCTAAAGCCAAGGAATCAAGACTAAATCAGGATATTTCCAAAGAGGAATTATTCCCCATAGCATCAGTAGAAAAACACATCAGAGATGAACTCTCCTTCTGCACACTGAAAGCAAATTGTGGTTGTGATGACCAGTTAGAGATACATCCAAAAAAACTGGAGAGACATCCGAAAGAAATGTCAGTCACTCACAAATCTACTACCACCCTTAGGATAGATCGTGAATGGAGTGATTTTGGGAGAAGTTTAGACTTAAGATCAGTCCTTTTTAACCAACACAATGTTCCCGTAGGAGAAGGATCTTATAAATCGGACACAGAATTCAGACAGACTTCAGGAAGAAGTAACTCCCGGAGAACCCATCCAGGGAAGAAGCCTtgtaaatgtaatgaatgtgggaagtcTTTCCATTTCCAGTCAGAACTTAGGCGCCATCAGAGATGTCACACTGGAGAAAAGCCCTATgaatgcagtgaatgtgggagAGCCTTTGGTCATGTTTCATCCCTTATTAAACATCAGAGAACTCATACTGGAGAAAAGCCCTATGAATGCAGCGAGTGTGGGAGAGCCTTCAGCCAGAGTTCATCTCTTGTTCTACATTATAGatttcatactggagagaaaccttacaaatgtaatgaatgtggaagAGCCTTTGGTCATACTTCATCCCTTATTAAACATCAGAGAACTCATACTGGAGAAAAGCCCTATGAATGCAGGGAATGTGGGAGAACCTTCAGCCAGAGTTCATCTCTCATTGTACATTATAGatttcatactggagagaaaccttacaaatgtaataaatgtgGGAGAGCCTTCAGCCAGAGTTCATCTCTCACTCAACATTATAGatttcatactggagagaaaccctacaaatgtaatgaatgtgggagaGCCTTTGCTCATACTGCATCCCTTATTAAACATCAGAAAAGTCATGCTGGAAAAAAGGCTGTATGA